In Thermoanaerobaculales bacterium, one DNA window encodes the following:
- a CDS encoding glycosyltransferase: MSAGAESRGEGGEPVEGRAEAVPELSVVVPVVNGAGFITESIAELGDYLRAHHPGAEIVVVDDGSADGTAGRIDEAAARCPVPVLVRRHGRNLGKGAAVRTGMQSARGRFRVFLDADLAYPAAEIGSVLAQLRAGAQVVVASRVHPESRYVIRPSFFRYLYTRHIAGRFFNWLARVLLLPGISDTQAGLKGFSAVAADALFAGWIPDGFGFDLAVLARARRAGMKVVEAPVTFRYDREPSTMRFVADTFGMLRDLATVRLRVGHGGAILAPGGDRAQPVRGAAGWSPP, encoded by the coding sequence CTGAGCGCTGGGGCGGAGTCGCGGGGAGAGGGAGGCGAGCCGGTCGAGGGTCGCGCCGAGGCCGTCCCCGAGCTCTCGGTCGTGGTGCCGGTGGTGAACGGCGCGGGCTTCATCACCGAGAGCATCGCCGAGCTCGGCGACTACCTGCGCGCCCACCACCCCGGCGCGGAGATCGTGGTCGTCGACGACGGCAGCGCCGACGGGACGGCGGGCCGGATCGACGAGGCTGCTGCCCGGTGCCCGGTGCCGGTGCTGGTGAGGCGCCATGGGCGGAACCTGGGCAAGGGCGCGGCGGTGCGCACCGGCATGCAGTCCGCACGGGGCCGATTCAGGGTGTTCCTGGACGCCGACCTCGCCTACCCGGCTGCCGAGATCGGGTCCGTGCTCGCGCAGCTGCGGGCAGGCGCCCAGGTCGTCGTCGCCTCGCGCGTGCACCCGGAGTCCCGCTACGTCATCCGCCCATCGTTCTTCCGTTACCTGTACACGCGCCACATCGCGGGACGCTTCTTCAACTGGCTCGCCAGGGTGCTGCTGCTGCCCGGGATATCCGACACCCAGGCGGGCCTGAAGGGGTTCTCGGCTGTGGCCGCCGATGCGCTGTTCGCCGGCTGGATCCCCGACGGCTTCGGTTTCGACCTCGCGGTGCTGGCGCGGGCGCGCCGGGCGGGGATGAAGGTGGTCGAGGCGCCGGTCACCTTCCGTTACGACCGCGAGCCTTCCACCATGCGCTTCGTAGCCGACACCTTCGGCATGCTCCGCGACCTCGCGACGGTGCGCCTCCGGGTCGGTCACGGGGGCGCCATCCTGGCCCCCGGCGGCGACAGGGCGCAGCCCGTCCGGGGCGCGGCCGGCTGGTCGCCGCCGTAG
- the eno gene encoding phosphopyruvate hydratase — protein MFDIEFVLGREVLDSRGNPTVEAEVVLSGGTIGRAIVPSGASTGSREALELRDGDQGRFLGKGVERAVDHVNGILAEAVEGLDARDQLGVDQAMIDADGTDNKGVLGANAILAVSLAVAHAAAETSGLPLYQYLGGCGARELPVPMMNILNGGAHADNSIDFQEFMVMPVGFGSFSEALRAGVEVFHTLKKVLGKRGLATAVGDEGGFAPSLPSNRAALELIVEAIEKAGYAPGDQIALALDVAASEFFADGAYNLAGEGRGGLSADDLIATYQELVEAFPIYSIEDGLAESDWDGWQRLTEALGGRIQLVGDDLLVTNPRIIAEAIERGIANSVLIKLNQIGTLSETLDAVQMTHKAGYTAVISHRSGETEDTTIADLAVALNTGLIKTGSASRTDRIAKYNRLLRIEEELEDAARFRGAAVLARGRR, from the coding sequence ATGTTTGACATCGAGTTCGTGCTCGGCCGGGAGGTCCTCGACTCCCGCGGCAATCCGACCGTCGAGGCCGAGGTCGTGCTGTCCGGCGGGACCATCGGCCGCGCGATCGTGCCTTCGGGCGCCTCCACGGGGTCCCGCGAGGCCCTCGAGCTGCGCGACGGCGATCAGGGGCGCTTCCTCGGCAAGGGCGTGGAGCGGGCGGTGGACCACGTCAACGGCATCCTTGCCGAGGCGGTCGAGGGGCTCGACGCCCGCGACCAGCTCGGGGTCGACCAGGCGATGATCGACGCCGACGGCACCGACAACAAGGGCGTCCTGGGCGCGAACGCGATCCTCGCCGTGTCGCTGGCCGTCGCCCACGCCGCCGCCGAGACCAGCGGCCTGCCCCTCTACCAGTACCTCGGAGGCTGCGGTGCCCGCGAGCTGCCGGTGCCGATGATGAACATCCTGAACGGCGGTGCTCACGCCGACAACTCGATCGACTTCCAGGAGTTCATGGTCATGCCGGTCGGCTTCGGCAGCTTCTCGGAGGCGCTGCGCGCCGGCGTCGAGGTCTTCCACACCCTGAAGAAGGTCCTCGGCAAGCGCGGGCTGGCGACCGCGGTCGGCGACGAGGGCGGCTTCGCCCCGAGCCTGCCGTCGAACCGTGCCGCCCTCGAGCTCATCGTGGAGGCCATCGAGAAGGCGGGCTACGCTCCCGGGGATCAGATCGCGCTCGCGCTCGACGTCGCGGCGTCGGAGTTCTTCGCCGACGGCGCCTACAACCTGGCCGGCGAGGGGCGGGGCGGGCTCTCCGCCGACGACCTGATCGCGACCTACCAGGAGCTGGTGGAGGCGTTCCCGATCTACTCGATCGAGGACGGGCTCGCGGAGAGCGACTGGGACGGCTGGCAGCGGCTGACCGAGGCGCTCGGCGGGCGTATCCAGCTGGTCGGCGATGACCTGCTGGTGACCAACCCGCGGATCATCGCCGAGGCGATCGAGCGGGGGATCGCCAACTCCGTGCTGATCAAGCTCAACCAGATCGGCACCCTGTCGGAGACCCTCGATGCGGTGCAGATGACCCACAAGGCCGGCTACACTGCGGTGATCTCCCATCGCTCCGGCGAGACCGAGGACACCACCATCGCCGACCTGGCGGTGGCGCTCAACACCGGGCTGATCAAGACCGGGTCGGCGAGCCGCACCGACCGGATCGCCAAGTACAACCGGCTGCTGCGGATCGAGGAGGAGCTGGAGGACGCCGCCCGGTTCCGCGGCGCGGCGGTGCTGGCGCGCGGACGGCGGTGA
- a CDS encoding cytochrome c peroxidase, which translates to MMKKVLVAVGIVVLVVVAFPIANSLRARAADPALLERLDDPGAREMANRYAESCMDCHSGQTELPFYASWPVARSLMQGHIEKARSMFDMERELFDPAVGVTEAALAKIQRETAAGKMPLASYTAMHWRARWTAEDEQAQAAWARHIRARRDGAGDLDDPIYDRAIYPLKRPGGLDDRKVALGEAMYHDVRLSGDDTISCASCHDLTKGGTDQERVSTGVGGQKGGINAPTTFNAVYNLAQFWNGRAADLAAQADGPPNNPIEMATNWEQVLGKLRQDPQVVEGFAAAYGELSPEAIRDAIAVYEATLVTPNDGLDRFLKGDESALVAEQQRGWTLFNDVGCSTCHVGPAMGGTSYEKMGLHGNYMADRGGESDADLGRYAVTGDEHDMGHFKVPTLRNVSLTYPYYHDGTVDSLDQAVRKMGHYERGRELTDDEVTAIVALLGALTGEVPTPPVATGEGG; encoded by the coding sequence ATGATGAAGAAGGTCCTGGTCGCGGTGGGCATTGTCGTTCTGGTCGTCGTGGCGTTCCCGATCGCAAACTCCCTGAGGGCGCGAGCCGCCGACCCGGCGCTGCTGGAGCGGCTCGACGACCCGGGAGCGCGGGAGATGGCGAACCGCTACGCCGAGTCGTGCATGGACTGCCACTCGGGACAAACCGAGCTCCCGTTCTACGCGTCGTGGCCTGTGGCCAGGTCGTTGATGCAGGGCCACATCGAGAAGGCTCGCTCCATGTTCGACATGGAGCGCGAGCTGTTCGACCCGGCGGTCGGCGTCACTGAGGCGGCGCTGGCCAAGATCCAGCGTGAGACGGCGGCGGGAAAGATGCCGCTCGCGTCGTACACGGCGATGCACTGGAGGGCCCGTTGGACTGCGGAGGACGAGCAGGCGCAGGCGGCGTGGGCCCGGCATATCCGTGCCCGCCGGGACGGCGCCGGGGATCTGGACGACCCGATCTACGATCGTGCCATCTACCCGCTGAAGCGACCCGGCGGGCTCGACGATCGCAAGGTTGCGCTGGGCGAAGCCATGTACCACGACGTGCGGCTGTCCGGCGATGACACGATCTCGTGCGCCAGCTGCCACGACCTGACCAAGGGAGGCACCGACCAGGAGCGCGTCTCCACCGGCGTGGGCGGGCAGAAGGGCGGAATCAACGCCCCGACCACGTTCAATGCGGTCTACAACCTGGCTCAGTTCTGGAACGGCCGGGCCGCCGACCTCGCCGCGCAGGCCGACGGTCCGCCGAACAACCCCATCGAGATGGCCACCAACTGGGAGCAGGTGCTCGGCAAGCTGCGTCAGGACCCACAGGTTGTCGAGGGATTCGCGGCAGCCTACGGCGAGTTGAGCCCCGAGGCGATTCGGGACGCCATCGCCGTGTACGAGGCGACGCTCGTGACGCCGAACGACGGCCTCGACCGCTTCCTCAAGGGCGACGAGAGCGCCCTGGTCGCCGAGCAGCAGCGCGGCTGGACGCTGTTCAATGACGTCGGATGCAGCACCTGCCACGTCGGCCCCGCAATGGGCGGCACGTCCTACGAGAAGATGGGCCTGCACGGAAACTACATGGCCGACCGCGGCGGCGAGAGCGACGCCGACCTCGGGCGCTATGCGGTCACCGGGGACGAGCACGACATGGGCCACTTCAAGGTGCCGACGCTGCGCAACGTGTCACTGACCTACCCCTACTATCACGACGGCACGGTCGACTCCCTGGATCAGGCGGTTCGCAAGATGGGCCACTACGAGCGCGGTCGCGAGCTCACCGACGACGAGGTGACGGCGATCGTCGCGTTGCTCGGAGCACTGACAGGGGAGGTCCCGACCCCGCCCGTCGCCACCGGAGAGGGCGGCTAG
- a CDS encoding metallophosphoesterase, producing MIKVLLLADTHLGFDLPSRPRVDRRRRGPDFFANTRRTLEPALAGEVDLVVHGGDLLFRSKVRPGLVAQALEPLLAVADRGVPVVLVPGNHERSALPYPMLAAHEHLHLLDRPRTVRLDLAGTRVAVGGFPCERDEIRDRFRSLVSECGLLEADAAIRLLCLHQTVEGARVEGHTFRSGRDVVRGRNIPAGVAALLCGHIHRAQVLHRDLAGRALAAPVFYPGSVERTSLAERGEAKGYLILEVAADGQAGGRVAGHAFHELPARPMACATVDASGLAPAELQDRIREELGAVPADAVVFLEIEGELAPGAERVLRAAALRTLHPQSMSVETRLRSPARK from the coding sequence GTGATCAAGGTCCTCCTGCTGGCTGACACGCACCTCGGCTTCGACCTGCCGTCGCGGCCGCGGGTGGACCGGCGTCGGCGCGGCCCCGACTTCTTCGCCAACACCCGCCGCACGCTCGAGCCGGCGCTCGCGGGCGAGGTCGATCTCGTCGTCCACGGCGGCGACCTGCTGTTCCGAAGCAAGGTGCGGCCCGGGCTGGTGGCGCAGGCCCTGGAGCCGCTCCTTGCGGTCGCGGACCGGGGAGTTCCGGTGGTGCTCGTGCCGGGCAACCACGAGCGGTCGGCGCTCCCCTACCCGATGCTCGCAGCGCACGAGCACCTGCACCTGCTCGACCGGCCGCGGACGGTGCGGCTCGACCTGGCCGGGACGCGGGTTGCCGTCGGCGGCTTTCCCTGCGAGCGCGACGAGATCAGGGATCGGTTCCGGTCTCTTGTCTCCGAATGTGGGCTTCTGGAAGCCGACGCCGCCATCCGCCTGCTCTGCCTGCATCAGACCGTCGAGGGTGCGCGGGTCGAGGGCCACACGTTTCGGTCGGGCCGCGACGTCGTGCGCGGCCGCAACATCCCGGCCGGTGTCGCCGCTCTGCTGTGCGGCCACATCCACCGCGCCCAGGTCCTGCACCGCGACCTCGCCGGGCGTGCCCTCGCGGCGCCGGTCTTCTACCCCGGATCGGTCGAGCGGACCAGCCTCGCCGAACGGGGGGAAGCGAAGGGCTACCTCATCCTCGAAGTCGCGGCCGACGGACAGGCTGGAGGCCGTGTCGCCGGCCACGCGTTCCACGAGCTGCCGGCGCGGCCGATGGCCTGCGCGACCGTGGATGCCTCCGGTCTCGCCCCTGCCGAGCTCCAGGACCGCATCAGGGAGGAGCTCGGCGCCGTCCCTGCCGACGCAGTGGTCTTCCTCGAGATCGAGGGCGAGCTCGCGCCGGGCGCGGAGCGGGTGCTGCGCGCAGCAGCGCTGCGAACGCTTCATCCGCAGTCCATGAGCGTGGAGACTCGTCTGCGATCCCCGGCTCGGAAGTGA
- a CDS encoding SDR family oxidoreductase yields MDMFRNTPFDLSGRVALVTGASRGLGKEMARLLAMAGAEVAVCSRTESQITATARELASDAGVRVEAFVADVGKRPEAERLAREAAERLGKIDILISNAGWNVPQPVDGIRDQDWDALLELNLTSSMVLTRALAPGMMRRGWGRIIYISSVMALASADDRVAYSTTKAALHGMVRANALRLGPHGVTANCLAPGPFATELPLSLLTAQQQQSFAARTAVGRWGEPAELAPAALLLASPAGSYITGAVLVVDGGATARMW; encoded by the coding sequence ATGGACATGTTTCGGAACACTCCATTCGATCTTTCCGGCCGGGTGGCGCTGGTCACGGGCGCCTCGCGCGGCCTGGGCAAGGAGATGGCACGGCTGCTGGCGATGGCCGGGGCTGAAGTCGCCGTCTGCAGTCGCACCGAGTCCCAGATCACGGCGACCGCCCGCGAGCTGGCCAGCGACGCCGGGGTTCGCGTCGAGGCCTTCGTGGCGGACGTCGGCAAGCGGCCGGAGGCAGAGCGCCTCGCGCGCGAAGCGGCCGAGCGCCTGGGGAAGATCGACATCCTGATCAGCAACGCGGGGTGGAACGTGCCGCAGCCGGTCGACGGGATTCGCGACCAGGACTGGGACGCGCTCCTCGAGCTCAACCTGACGAGCTCGATGGTCCTGACGCGCGCCCTGGCGCCGGGGATGATGCGGCGCGGCTGGGGCCGCATCATCTACATCTCGTCGGTCATGGCGCTGGCGAGCGCGGATGACCGGGTCGCCTACAGCACGACCAAGGCCGCACTGCACGGCATGGTGCGAGCCAACGCACTGCGCTTGGGCCCGCACGGGGTGACGGCCAACTGCCTGGCGCCGGGGCCGTTCGCGACGGAGCTGCCATTGAGCCTGCTGACAGCGCAGCAGCAGCAGTCGTTCGCCGCCCGCACGGCGGTGGGCCGGTGGGGGGAACCGGCGGAGCTGGCGCCCGCCGCGCTGCTGCTGGCGAGCCCGGCCGGCAGCTACATCACGGGGGCGGTGCTGGTCGTCGATGGCGGGGCAACGGCGCGCATGTGGTGA
- a CDS encoding phospholipase D-like domain-containing protein: protein MKVATDHEIGGYDTVTGIGSLANQAFSRAAGATLVEGNHVRLLKDARENYPAWLDAIGGAEHHIYFESYIIREDRTGRRFADALLAKAREGVPVRLIYDWMGGFGKTSGRFWKRLRTGGVEVRCYNPPRIGSPLGWLSRDHRKMLSVDGQIGFISGLCVGRMWEGIPDKNVEPWRDTGVEVRGMAVTDIERAFAQVWAMTGEPIPEHERVTHDVSRRCGDMSMRVVASMPATASMFRLDQLIAALARSKLWLTDAYFAGTSVYVQALMAAATDGVDVRLLVPNATDVPLLKPLSSVGYRPLLAAGVRVFEWNGTMLHAKTAVADGRWARIGSTNLNIASWFGNCELDAVVESEAFARDMEDMYLQDLTNATEIVLGAKRKAHSAGAPRKHHRVMTSGGGSMARAAAGAVRFGNAIGAAFTDRRVLEPVEARLMTAGGVLSLILAALFAVFPYALTYPLLILLVWLGIALLHRGHDLHREDRRTRGAHRK, encoded by the coding sequence ATGAAGGTCGCAACAGATCATGAAATTGGCGGGTACGACACCGTGACGGGGATAGGTAGCTTGGCCAACCAGGCCTTTTCGCGCGCCGCTGGTGCGACGCTCGTCGAAGGGAATCATGTCCGACTGCTCAAAGACGCCCGTGAGAATTACCCGGCTTGGCTCGATGCCATTGGGGGGGCGGAACACCATATATATTTCGAAAGCTACATCATTCGTGAAGACCGTACGGGCCGCAGATTCGCCGACGCACTGCTGGCCAAAGCTCGGGAAGGCGTACCCGTGCGACTCATCTACGATTGGATGGGCGGGTTCGGTAAGACCTCAGGACGATTTTGGAAGCGGCTGCGCACGGGCGGCGTTGAGGTGCGTTGTTACAACCCGCCGCGGATTGGAAGCCCACTCGGTTGGCTATCGCGGGATCACCGCAAGATGCTATCGGTTGACGGGCAAATCGGCTTCATCTCGGGGCTGTGCGTCGGCCGGATGTGGGAGGGTATCCCCGACAAGAACGTGGAGCCGTGGCGTGACACCGGAGTAGAAGTACGCGGAATGGCCGTCACGGACATCGAGCGGGCATTTGCGCAGGTCTGGGCGATGACGGGCGAGCCGATCCCTGAGCACGAACGCGTCACTCATGACGTTTCTCGTCGTTGCGGCGATATGAGCATGCGAGTCGTGGCCAGCATGCCCGCGACCGCCAGCATGTTCCGCTTGGATCAACTCATCGCCGCACTTGCCAGATCGAAGCTGTGGCTGACGGATGCTTACTTTGCAGGGACGAGCGTCTACGTGCAGGCTCTGATGGCAGCGGCGACAGACGGAGTTGATGTGCGGCTGCTTGTGCCAAACGCAACGGACGTCCCCCTTCTGAAACCTCTATCGAGTGTGGGCTACCGTCCTCTCTTGGCGGCGGGCGTGCGGGTTTTCGAGTGGAACGGCACCATGTTGCACGCGAAGACGGCTGTGGCAGACGGACGATGGGCCCGCATCGGCTCGACGAATCTCAACATCGCCAGTTGGTTTGGCAACTGCGAGTTGGACGCGGTGGTTGAAAGTGAAGCCTTCGCCCGAGACATGGAAGATATGTATCTTCAAGATTTAACCAACGCGACTGAAATTGTCCTGGGTGCAAAGCGGAAAGCGCATTCAGCGGGTGCTCCGCGCAAACACCACCGGGTCATGACCAGCGGGGGCGGGAGCATGGCGCGGGCGGCAGCCGGAGCGGTTCGCTTCGGCAACGCCATCGGCGCGGCGTTCACGGACCGGCGGGTGCTGGAGCCGGTTGAGGCGCGCTTGATGACAGCTGGCGGCGTACTGTCATTGATTCTGGCCGCCCTCTTTGCTGTGTTCCCGTACGCGCTTACATATCCGCTGTTGATTCTTCTCGTGTGGCTCGGCATCGCGCTGCTTCACAGAGGCCATGATTTGCATCGTGAAGATAGGCGAACAAGAGGTGCGCACAGGAAGTAG
- a CDS encoding ATP-binding protein, with protein sequence MWIPRELDATLTQAAGARPAVVLTGCRQSGKTSLLVKAFSDHHYVSLDVPMVAEDAEHSGEDFLKRHQPPLIVDEVQYAPTLLRHVKADIDLHRDETGRFLITGSQDFSLMAGVTESLAGRSSVLTLHSLSAREYEAWAGTTLDRVALVEWMLKGGYPELHSRGLDAERFFSDYLATYLERDVRSILGVRSLRNFDRFMRLCAARTGQLVSYSALATDLGVSPNTVKSWLSVLEASRIVVLLEPYFENLGKRIVKTPKLYFLDTGLCSYLLGARSPDDLLRSPLLGALFETHVLGQIVRHFANQGRRREIYFFRDHHGREVDFLIPAAGRFALVECKWAESPDPIQRGFEEIESLVGADRIISRTIVTPDRGSRRAPGGVTIADSVALDFVSGG encoded by the coding sequence ATGTGGATTCCGAGAGAGCTCGACGCGACGCTCACGCAGGCCGCGGGCGCCCGCCCGGCGGTGGTGTTGACCGGGTGCCGGCAGTCCGGGAAGACGAGCCTTCTGGTCAAGGCCTTCAGCGACCACCACTACGTGTCCCTCGATGTTCCGATGGTTGCGGAGGATGCCGAGCACTCGGGAGAGGACTTCCTGAAGCGCCACCAACCGCCGCTCATCGTCGACGAGGTCCAGTACGCGCCGACCCTGCTGCGGCATGTGAAGGCGGACATCGACCTCCACCGCGACGAGACCGGACGCTTTCTGATCACCGGCTCTCAGGATTTCTCACTGATGGCAGGCGTCACCGAGAGCCTTGCCGGCCGCAGCTCCGTGTTGACCCTCCACTCCCTGTCCGCAAGGGAGTACGAAGCGTGGGCAGGAACAACGCTCGACAGAGTGGCCCTCGTCGAGTGGATGCTCAAAGGGGGCTATCCCGAGCTGCACAGCCGAGGTCTCGACGCCGAGCGCTTCTTCAGTGATTACCTGGCGACCTACCTCGAACGAGATGTCCGCTCGATTCTCGGCGTGCGCAGCCTGCGAAACTTCGACCGTTTCATGAGGCTGTGCGCGGCTCGCACCGGCCAGCTCGTCTCCTACAGCGCCCTCGCGACCGACCTCGGCGTGAGCCCGAACACGGTGAAGAGCTGGCTGTCGGTGCTCGAGGCGTCGAGGATCGTCGTCCTTCTCGAGCCCTACTTCGAGAACCTCGGCAAGCGGATCGTCAAGACCCCCAAGCTCTACTTCCTGGATACCGGGCTGTGCAGCTACCTGCTCGGTGCGCGGTCTCCCGACGACCTCCTTCGCAGCCCGCTGCTGGGTGCGCTGTTCGAGACGCATGTCCTGGGTCAGATCGTCAGGCACTTCGCGAACCAGGGGCGTCGCCGCGAGATCTACTTCTTTCGCGACCATCATGGCCGCGAGGTCGATTTCCTGATCCCTGCGGCGGGCCGCTTCGCGCTCGTCGAGTGCAAGTGGGCCGAGTCGCCGGACCCGATCCAGCGCGGGTTTGAGGAGATCGAGTCACTGGTGGGCGCCGATCGCATCATCTCGCGGACGATTGTCACGCCAGACCGCGGATCGCGTCGAGCTCCGGGCGGAGTCACGATCGCCGACAGCGTCGCCCTGGATTTCGTCTCCGGCGGCTGA
- a CDS encoding septum formation initiator family protein, whose product MKRLPLLLLGLGALLALGILSSVVTQGFQEVARAEQERAALAVEKARLEQSIGELEATLDALRGSPEAVESMARLELGWIRPGETVLILATPTLPPLPISAAEPTPTPIFSLRH is encoded by the coding sequence GTGAAACGGCTGCCGCTCCTGCTGCTCGGCCTCGGTGCGCTGCTGGCGCTCGGCATCCTGTCGAGCGTCGTCACCCAGGGCTTCCAGGAGGTGGCCCGGGCCGAGCAGGAACGGGCGGCGCTGGCAGTCGAGAAGGCGCGCCTCGAGCAGTCGATCGGCGAGCTCGAAGCGACCCTCGACGCGCTCCGCGGGAGCCCCGAGGCGGTCGAGTCGATGGCCCGCCTCGAGCTGGGCTGGATCCGCCCCGGCGAGACGGTCCTGATCCTCGCCACTCCGACCCTGCCGCCGCTCCCGATCTCTGCTGCCGAGCCGACGCCGACGCCGATCTTCTCGCTGCGGCACTGA
- a CDS encoding DUF3891 family protein, producing the protein MFLYDEGDASGTLAIPQASHAWLAWQVAEHWGNRRFARPAPRAEVLAAVLLHDSGWTEFDVDPGVDGDARPVTFDRMPVAAHVDIWRSSVHRAAALSRYAALLVAHHFAALVEGKTADLLDRGDTAGGRAAQAFRAELERLQDGWREALCQDARYQPFLDGEGWLVNSGVLEACDRVSVYLCASLGSPFTVTGPTPDGGRESICFERAEGRRWRVRPWPLEGDRLRVQVEGRRLARKRFGSAEELRQSLSRAPVERLSFELVRPSAG; encoded by the coding sequence GTGTTCCTCTACGACGAGGGCGACGCCTCCGGCACGCTTGCCATTCCGCAGGCCTCGCACGCGTGGCTCGCCTGGCAGGTGGCCGAGCACTGGGGAAACCGCCGGTTCGCCCGCCCCGCCCCGCGGGCCGAGGTGCTGGCCGCGGTTCTCCTCCACGACTCCGGCTGGACCGAGTTCGACGTCGATCCCGGGGTCGACGGCGACGCCCGGCCGGTGACGTTCGACCGGATGCCGGTGGCCGCCCACGTCGACATCTGGAGATCGAGCGTGCATCGCGCCGCTGCGCTGAGCCGCTACGCCGCGCTGCTGGTGGCCCACCATTTCGCAGCGCTGGTCGAGGGCAAGACCGCCGACCTGCTCGACCGCGGCGACACCGCGGGGGGTCGCGCGGCCCAAGCCTTCCGGGCGGAGCTCGAGCGCCTGCAGGATGGGTGGCGCGAGGCGCTATGCCAGGACGCCCGCTACCAGCCGTTCCTGGACGGGGAGGGCTGGCTCGTCAACTCGGGCGTGCTCGAGGCGTGCGACCGGGTGTCGGTCTACCTGTGCGCGTCGCTGGGGTCGCCGTTCACCGTCACCGGGCCGACGCCGGACGGCGGGCGGGAGTCCATCTGCTTCGAGCGCGCCGAGGGCAGGCGCTGGCGGGTGCGGCCGTGGCCGCTGGAGGGCGATCGCCTGCGGGTCCAGGTGGAGGGACGGCGGCTCGCGCGCAAGCGCTTCGGCTCGGCCGAGGAGCTCCGCCAGTCCCTGTCGCGCGCACCGGTGGAGCGGCTGAGCTTCGAGCTGGTGCGGCCCTCGGCCGGTTGA